From the genome of Terriglobales bacterium:
AAGGTATCGGGTGATCTGGCCATCGGGTCATCGGGTGAAGTAAAACCAAGATGTGCACCTGGTGCTTCCACTTCACCCGATCACCAGATGACCCGATCACCCGATTTATCCCGACTTCCTTTGAAAAACTCTGATCTCAAAATAGGTGTCCTCGCCCTCCAAGGCGATTTCGATGCGCATCGGCAAACGCTCAACTCGCTCGGCGTCCACACCGTTCTCGTGCGCAAGCCAGAAGAACTCGAAGGCATCGACGGTCTGGTGATCCCTGGAGGCGAGTCATCGACCTTTCTGAAATTCCTGGAACGGGAGGGATTCCTCGGGAAACTGCGATCTTTTGTTTCACAAAAGCCGGCATTCGGTACCTGCGCCGGCGCGATCTTGCTCGCCAGGAACGTGACCAATCCGCCGCAGGAGAGTCTTGGCGCGCTCGACATCACAGTGCAACGCAACGCCTAC
Proteins encoded in this window:
- the pdxT gene encoding pyridoxal 5'-phosphate synthase glutaminase subunit PdxT, with translation MKNSDLKIGVLALQGDFDAHRQTLNSLGVHTVLVRKPEELEGIDGLVIPGGESSTFLKFLEREGFLGKLRSFVSQKPAFGTCAGAILLARNVTNPPQESLGALDITVQRNAYGRQIDSSIMAAPTKLGGEPLEMVFIRAPRIEQVGRDVEVLAEREGHPVLVRQGKIMAATFHPELSNDTRIHQMFLDVVRQGRGNRIIGSSGDRVIG